A genomic region of Zea mays cultivar B73 chromosome 6, Zm-B73-REFERENCE-NAM-5.0, whole genome shotgun sequence contains the following coding sequences:
- the LOC100191194 gene encoding acid phosphatase 1 precursor, translating to MHGRTQGAAVGDMTQRLLLALSLIASATAVPAVIRTVPDDPTAGSSGAADAADALFCDSWRLSVETANAGPWSAVPSRCGAFVRDYMEGPRYASDSAVADADALAFASEALAAAEWGGSASARPAWVFDVDETLLSNAPYYAVNGWGSQEFNETSFDEWVDAAKAPTLPSSLNLYNQLQGLGFHVILLTGRSEFQRNATELNLLFAGYNSWEKLILRQPYDIGKNAVQYKSERRAAMEAEGFKILGNSGDQWSDLIGSPMATRSFKLPNPMYFIS from the exons CAGGGCGCCGCCGTCGGCGACATGACCCAGCGCCTTCTCCTCGCCCTCTCGCTCATCGCATCAGCGACCGCCGTGCCCGCTGTCATCCGCACGGTCCCGGACGACCCCACCGCGGGCtcctctggcgcggcagacgccGCGGACGCGCTCTTCTGTGACAGCTGGAGGCTGTCGGTGGAGACGGCCAACGCGGGCCCCTGGAGCGCCGTGCCCTCGCGCTGTGGGGCTTTCGTGCGGGACTACATGGAGGGACCTCGCTACGCGTCTGACTCCGCCGTCGCCGACGCCGACGCCCTAGCCTTCGCCTCCGAAGCCCTGGCCGCCGCCGAGTGGGGCGGCTCGGCGAGCGCGAGGCCTGCGTGGGTGTTCGACGTCGACGAGACGCTGCTCTCTAACGCGCCGTACTACGCGGTCAACGGATGGGG ATCACAGGAATTCAATGAGACCTCATTTGATGAATGGGTAGATGCTGCAAAGGCACCAACATTACCATCGAGCTTGAATTTGTACAATCAACTTCAGGGACTTGGTTTCCATGTTATCCTATTGACTGGCCGGAGTGAATTCCAACGTAATGCCACAGAATTGAATCTTTTGTTTGCTGGCTACAACTCATGGGAAAAACTCATACTGAG GCAACCTTATGATATTGGCAAGAACGCTGTGCAGTACAAATCAGAGAGACGAGCAGCAATGGAAGCGGAAGGTTTCAAGATACTTGGGAACTCAGGGGATCAGTGGAGTGATTTGATAGGATCGCCCATGGCAACGAGATCCTTCAAGCTACCAAACCCAATGTACTTCATCAGCTGA